Proteins encoded within one genomic window of Rhododendron vialii isolate Sample 1 chromosome 1a, ASM3025357v1:
- the LOC131331979 gene encoding uncharacterized protein LOC131331979: MSSGDWICCSCQHMNFKKRDSCQRCGCPKFGGGVDVPLLGLKRTEVLPGDWYCNVINCGAHNYASRPTCHKCHATKNDYCNVYGGGVVGSASGGLPGWKTGDWICARTGCGAHNYACRMECFKCGAPRT, encoded by the exons ATGAGCTCAGGAGACTGGATTTGCTGCTCATGCCAACACATGAACTTCAAAAAGCGGGACTCGTGCCAGCGATGTGGGTGCCCCAAGTTCGGAGGTGGTGTCGATGTGCCATTGCTCGGACTAAAAAGGACCGAGGTCTTACCGGGGGACTGGTACTGCAATGTCATCAACTGTGGAGCACACAACTACGCTAGCCGACCAACCTGCCATAAATGTCACGCGACAAAGAACGACTATTGTAATGTTTATGGTGGAGGCGTGGTGGGCTCCGCCAGTGGTGGTCTCCCCGGATGGAAAACCGGTGACTGGATTTGCGCTAG GACTGGATGTGGTGCACACAACTATGCTTGCCGGATGGAATGCTTCAAATGTGGTGCACCAAGAACTTAA